Proteins from a single region of Chitinophagales bacterium:
- a CDS encoding FkbM family methyltransferase — protein MLKNWTQIFLQKILGFQNYLFMFAAFSIYRIRKTRYDEEFLHFVNMIPDDGLVLDIGANIGITTIPLSKKLPNSQIAAIEPIPHNVRTLKKIIRFFGATNVTVYPIAAGDLNGRINMITPVIDHVKKQGLSHVIGAVPKELTPKEGEQFSVPVMRLDDIKDFHQYEKINAIKIDVEQFEYAVISGGLQIINRFRPIIYCELWDTPQRKIFLDFMEGIGYDIQVYENGQLVTYDQRAVLNFFLIPK, from the coding sequence ATGCTAAAAAACTGGACTCAAATATTTCTTCAAAAAATACTTGGCTTTCAGAATTACCTATTCATGTTTGCGGCTTTCAGCATTTATCGAATCCGGAAAACCAGGTATGATGAGGAATTCCTGCATTTTGTCAATATGATACCTGACGATGGTTTGGTTCTAGATATTGGCGCCAATATTGGCATCACAACTATTCCACTTTCAAAGAAATTACCGAATAGCCAAATAGCCGCTATTGAACCAATTCCGCATAATGTACGCACCCTCAAAAAGATTATTCGCTTTTTTGGCGCAACTAACGTAACCGTTTACCCGATAGCAGCAGGCGATCTCAATGGAAGAATCAATATGATTACACCAGTGATTGACCATGTAAAGAAACAGGGATTGAGCCATGTGATAGGTGCCGTTCCAAAAGAACTAACCCCAAAAGAAGGAGAACAGTTTTCAGTGCCGGTTATGCGCTTAGACGATATCAAAGATTTTCACCAATATGAGAAAATTAATGCCATCAAGATTGATGTAGAGCAATTTGAGTATGCTGTTATTTCCGGTGGCTTACAAATCATTAACCGCTTCAGGCCTATCATCTATTGCGAGCTTTGGGACACCCCTCAGCGAAAAATCTTCCTTGATTTTATGGAAGGCATTGGCTACGATATCCAGGTTTATGAAAATGGTCAGCTCGTTACATATGACCAAAGAGCTGTGCTAAACTTTTTCCTGATACCTAAATAA